Genomic window (Oscillospiraceae bacterium):
GTTTTTATACTTTGGCGGAAAAATTTTGGCCGGGCCCTCTTACTATGATAGTTAAGAAAAACGACCGTATCCCGCACTCCGTTACTGCAGGGCTTGATACGGTTGGTATCCGTATGCCTGACAATATATATACAAGATATTTAATAAAACAAGCAGGTTGTCCTGTTGCTGCACCAAGTGCCAATATTTCAGGAACTGTAAGTGCAACCAAAGCAGAGTATGTATATGATGATTTTAAAGATAAAATCCCTTATATTATAGACGGTGGAAACTCAAAAATCGGTTTGGAATCAACAGTTATAAATCTAACCACAACACCACCGATGATTTTAAGACCCGGCAAGGTTACATTAGAAGAAATTAAACAATATATTCCCGATTGTATATATCATCCATCTTTAAAAAAAGATATTTCGGATGTTTCATCTCCTGCATCTCCGGGAATGAAATACAAACATTACAGTCCCTCCTGCCCTGTTGTCCTTGTAAGAGGAGATCTTAAAAAAGCAGAAGACTATATCTTAAATAATATAAAGGAAAACGAGTGTGTATTTTACTTTAAGGAACAGGAAAAGTTATCGTTTTCCCCATACTGTCTTGGAAGCATAAACTCTTTAGAAGAATGTGCAGAAAAAATCTTTGATTATTTAAGAGAAGCAGACAAGTCGGGTTGTAAAAAAATATATATTCCTTCTGTTAAGGAAGAAGGCTTAGGTATAGCCATTATGAACAGACTTAAAAAAACTTGTGCAGGCAATATTGTTGATGTTAAAAATATTTTGTTTATATGCACAGGTAATACTTGTCGAAGCCCGATGGCTGAATTTAT
Coding sequences:
- a CDS encoding threonylcarbamoyl-AMP synthase: MDTKIIRVKNENELDILDAPASALKDGEVIAIPTETVYGLGANAYLSKSAEKIFKIKGRPSDNPLIVHIAEISDAENVGSDIPESFYTLAEKFWPGPLTMIVKKNDRIPHSVTAGLDTVGIRMPDNIYTRYLIKQAGCPVAAPSANISGTVSATKAEYVYDDFKDKIPYIIDGGNSKIGLESTVINLTTTPPMILRPGKVTLEEIKQYIPDCIYHPSLKKDISDVSSPASPGMKYKHYSPSCPVVLVRGDLKKAEDYILNNIKENECVFYFKEQEKLSFSPYCLGSINSLEECAEKIFDYLREADKSGCKKIYIPSVKEEGLGIAIMNRLKKTCAGNIVDVKNILFICTGNTCRSPMAEFILKSFNIEGLNVKSRGLYVCCMADMSFSSEKVLKDNDILFSNFKSSQVSETDINEADEIYTMTKSHRDILINAFPHFENKIKTLKDDGDIKDPYMQPDYVYQAVFDDIRVAVEKRFL